A window from Rhizosphaericola mali encodes these proteins:
- a CDS encoding GNAT family N-acetyltransferase, whose translation MLEIVQHNTEKKGDFEALYDGAHAGLMTYTWAGTDKFIIDHTEVEEAFNGKGVGKQLVLGAVDFARKNNIKIIPLCPFAKATFEKNQDLHDVLF comes from the coding sequence ATGCTTGAAATCGTACAACACAATACTGAAAAAAAAGGCGACTTTGAAGCCTTATATGATGGCGCGCATGCCGGCCTTATGACATACACTTGGGCTGGAACAGACAAATTTATCATCGACCATACCGAAGTTGAAGAAGCATTTAACGGAAAAGGCGTAGGCAAACAACTTGTTCTCGGCGCGGTAGATTTTGCCCGAAAAAATAATATAAAAATTATTCCCCTATGTCCATTTGCTAAAGCGACATTTGAAAAAAATCAAGATTTACATGATGTATTATTTTAG